A genomic window from Meleagris gallopavo isolate NT-WF06-2002-E0010 breed Aviagen turkey brand Nicholas breeding stock chromosome 30, Turkey_5.1, whole genome shotgun sequence includes:
- the LOC104914675 gene encoding LOW QUALITY PROTEIN: zinc finger protein 414 (The sequence of the model RefSeq protein was modified relative to this genomic sequence to represent the inferred CDS: inserted 1 base in 1 codon; substituted 1 base at 1 genomic stop codon), producing MDAVLHLILQAGDVWGXCPMVCGRGSDVCLLWGHVWGGRGDEGGCWLXHQRRAGGGGCCSVLSVNPCSLVGCSTTKKRRAPCPAAAMKTEKDETLPNFSLGGKYVGEGAGPMTALGSGGAPPAQDLRLLKRRPAPGKHYACSSYGCKLAFPSMQELMDHLKVHYRPTQSLEGKTFQCPTLGCTETFPSMQDLMAHMKVHYKPNRYFKCENCLLRFRTHRSLFKHLHVCSDRASSPAPPPQKAEKPTLPTASTQEKEPTAKPPPEGLPKPPTVIWHTEKEAITTAPGTDTASSLPDLPGSLEALPLIPPAPHPFPLLEPNLFGPPTLTRFSGPPPPPPPSSVPFLSYMHPPVPFSLPTAQPRLRPCSPSHGPSASNAVWKKSQGEHRRPLGQCFFCSRTRTARRPARIPPSPHSPQPGAA from the exons ATGGATGCTGTGCTGCACCTGATCCTACAAGCTGGTGATGTGTGGG AGTGCCCCATGGTATGTGGCAGAGGAAGTGATGTTTGCCTGCTTTGGGGACATGTGTGGGGTGGGAGAGGTGATGAGGGAGGGTGTTGGCTTTAACAccagagaagagcaggaggaggtggttgttgctctgtgctgagcGTTAACCCCTGCTCCTTGGTTGGGTGCAGCACCACGAAGAAGAGGAGAGCCCCGTGCCCTGCAGCGGCCATGAAGACGGAGAAGGATGAAACTCTGCCCAACTTCTCCCTGGGGGGGAAATACGTTGGGGAGGGGGCAG GCCCCATGACAGCACTGGGGAGCGGAGGAGCCCCCCCAGCACAGGACCTGCGGCTCCTAAAGCGCCGTCCAGCCCCAG GGAAGCACTACGCCTGCTCCAGCTACGGCTGCAAATTGGCCTTCCCCAGCATGCAAGAGCTGATGGACCACCTGAAGGTGCACTACAGACCCACGCAGTCCCTTGAGG GCAAAACCTTCCAGTGCCCCACGCTGGGCTGCACAGAGACCTTCCCCAGCATGCAGGACCTCATGGCCCACATGAAAGTGCACTACAAACCCAACCGCTACTTCAA ATGTGAGAACTGCCTGCTGCGCTTCCGCACCCACCGCTCCCTCTTCAAGCACCTCCACGTCTGCTCCGACCGCGCCAGCAGCCCCGCACCGCCGCCCCAAAAGGCCGAGAAGCCCACCCTGCCCACCGCCTCCACCCAAGAGAAGGAACCCACGGCCAAACCACCCCCCGAGGGGCTGCCCAAGCCTCCCACCGTCATCTGGCACACAGAGAAAGAAGCCATCACCACAGCCCCTGGCACAGACACGGCCTCCAGCCTGCCCGACTTGCCCGGCTCGCTGGAAGCGTTGCCGCTCATCCCGCCGGCCCCGCACCCCTTCCCGCTGCTGGAACCCAACCTGTTTGGCCCTCCGACTTTGACTCGCTTCTCGgggcctcctcctcctcctcccccttcctcaGTGCCGTTCCTCTCCTACATGCACCCCCCGGTGCCCTTCAGCCTGCCCACGGCCCAGCCCCGCCTGCGGCCCTGCTCGCCCAGCCATGGCCCGTCAGCCTCCAACGCCGTCTGGAAGAAGAGCCAAGGTGAGCACAGACGGCCCTTAGGGCAGTGCTTCTTCTGCTCTCGGACCAGGACAGCACGACGGCCAGCGAGGATCCCCCCTTCACCCCATAGCCCACAGCCTGGAGCTGCC
- the LOC100545141 gene encoding acidic leucine-rich nuclear phosphoprotein 32 family member B, whose amino-acid sequence MINVNLLSISNLPKLNKLRKLELSDNRISGGLEVLAERTPNLTHLNLSGNKIKDINTLEPLKKLPNLHSLDLFNCEVTMLINYRESVFTLLPQLTYLDGFDADEQEAPDSDPEADGDGLEDEYENGEEGEEEEDDDEEDDLDEEVIDEEDDEDDDLEGEEEEDGVDDEEEDEEEDGEDEEDDEADDDLPRGEKRKRNLEDEGEEDPEDEEDDEDD is encoded by the exons ATGATCAACGTCAACCTGCTGTCCATCTCCAATCTCCCCAAACTTAACAAGCTCCGAAAG CTGGAGCTGAGTGATAACCGGATTTCTGGTGGCCTTGAAGTTCTAGCAGAGAGAACTCCTAACCTGACACACTTGAATCTAAGTGGCAACAAGATCAAAGACATCAATACCCTGGAACCCTTG AAAAAGTTGCCAAACCTGCATAGTCTGGACCTCTTCAACTGCGAGGTGACAATGCTCATCAACTACCGGGAGAGTGTGTTCACCCTTCTGCCCCAGCTCACATACCTAGATGGATTTGATGCTGATGAGCAGGAAGCTCCAGACTCAGACCCTGAGGCAGATGGGGATGGCCTGGAAGATGAATATGAGAATGGAGAAG AaggtgaggaagaggaggatgatgATGAGGAAGATGACTTGGATGAAGAAGTCATTGATGAAGAAGACGATGAAGATGATGATCTGGAAggtgaagaggaggaggatggagtAGATGATGAG gaggaagatgaggaggaaGATGGTGAGGATGAGGAAGATGATGAAGCTGATGATG ACCTTCCACggggggagaagagaaaacgAAATCTAGAGGATGAAGGAGAGGAAGACCCAGAAGACGAAGAGGATGATGAGGATGACTGA
- the ACER1 gene encoding alkaline ceramidase 1 isoform X1, which translates to MLFSKDQHPLHMGTYRAIRWDGTCPRSCSKLTVPLVLQVSNVCFFILSAALLHLNRQYCQQRTVPMYFISGLLLCVGVFSMYFHMTLSYVGQLLDELSILWTLAVAYSFWYPRAHFPRCIKSRKQFYWLGGVTTVITTLMSFIKPSINAYALNCIAFHLLYLTWRELKKCNDQRVHRMAKVMVVWWVLAITSWLSDRWLCWLCQAINFPYFHSFWHVLIAVSLLYCFPLVMYFDVTYEMPAFKPKLGYWPSDSWPIVVPYIALEEPHKQC; encoded by the exons ATGCTTTTCTCCAAAGATCAGCATCCTCTCCACATGGGGACATACCGAGCCATAAGGTGGGATGGGACCTGCCCAAGATCATGCAGCAAACTGACTGTGCCTCTTGTTTTGCAGGTCAGCAATGTATGCTTCTTCATCCTTTCGGCTGCCTTGCTCCACCTGAACCGGCAGTACTGCCAGCAGCGCACCGTGCCCATGTACTTCATCTCTGGCCTTCTCCTCTGTGTAG GTGTCTTCTCCATGTACTTCCACATGACCCTGAGTTACGTGGGACAACTCTTGGATGAGCTCTCCATCCTCTGGACACTGGCTGTGGCATATTCCTTTTGGTACCCAAGGGCTCACTTCCCCAGGTGCATCAAAAGCAG GAAGCAATTCTACTGGTTGGGTGGTGTCACCACTGTGATCACCACCTTGATGTCCTTCATCAAACCATCCATCAATGCCTATGCGCTCAACTGCATCGCCTTCCACCTGCTGTACCTGACCTGGCGCGAGCTGAAAAA GTGCAATGACCAACGTGTTCACCGGATGGCCAAAGTCATGGTGGTGTGGTGGGTGCTGGCCATCACCAGCTGGTTAAGTGACAGGTGGCTTTGCTGGCTCTGCCAGGCGATCAACTTCCCTTATTTCCACAGCTTCTG GCACGTGCTGATAGCTGTGTCCCTCCTCTACTGCTTCCCACTGGTCATGTACTTTGACGTCACCTACGAGATGCCAGCATTCAAGCCAAAACTGGGATATTGGCCCAGCGACTCCTGGCCCATCGTGGTGCCTTACATTGCCTTGGAGGAGCCTCACAAGCAGTGCTAG